A region from the Arvicola amphibius chromosome 12, mArvAmp1.2, whole genome shotgun sequence genome encodes:
- the Kcnj9 gene encoding G protein-activated inward rectifier potassium channel 3 has protein sequence MAQENAAFSPVSEEPPRRRGRQRYVEKDGRCNVQQGNVRETYRYLTDLFTTLVDLQWRLSLLFFVLAYALTWLFFGAIWWLIAYGRGDLEHLEDTAWTPCVNNLNGFVAAFLFSIETETTIGYGHRVITDQCPEGIVLLLLQAILGSMVNAFMVGCMFVKISQPNKRAATLVFSSHAVVSLRDGRLCLMFRVGDLRSSHIVEASIRAKLIRSRQTLEGEFIPLHQTDLSVGFDTGDDRLFLVSPLVISHEIDAASPFWEASRRALERDDFEIVVILEGMVEATGMTCQARSSYLVDEVLWGHRFTSVLTLEDGFYEVDYASFHETFEVPTPSCSARELAEAAARLDAHLYWSIPSRLDEKVEEEGAGEGAGGGDGADKEQNGCLPPPESESKV, from the exons ATGGCGCAGGAGAACGCCGCTTTTTCTCCGGTGTCGGAGGAGCCACCCAGGCGCCGTGGCCGCCAGCGCTACGTGGAGAAGGACGGGCGCTGCAACGTGCAGCAGGGCAATGTGCGGGAGACCTACCGCTACCTAACCGACTTGTTCACCACGCTGGTGGACCTGCAGTGGCGCCTCAGCCTGCTCTTCTTCGTGCTCGCCTACGCGCTCACTTGGCTCTTCTTCGGCGCCATCTGGTGGCTCATTGCCTACGGCCGCGGCGACCTGGAGCACCTGGAGGACACCGCGTGGACCCCGTGCGTCAATAACCTCAACGGCTTCGTCgctgccttcctcttctccatcgAGACCGAGACCACCATCGGCTACGGGCACCGCGTCATTACTGACCAGTGCCCCGAGGGCAtcgtgctgctgctgctgcaggccATCCTGGGCTCTATGGTGAACGCCTTCATGGTGGGGTGCATGTTCGTCAAGATCTCGCAGCCCAACAAGCGGGCCGCCACGCTGGTCTTCTCCTCTCACGCTGTGGTGTCGCTGCGCGACGGGCGCCTCTGCCTCATGTTCCGCGTGGGCGACCTGAGATCCTCGCACATCGTGGAGGCCTCCATCCGCGCCAAACTCATCCGCTCACGCCAGACGCTCGAGGGCGAGTTCATTCCTCTGCACCAGACTGACCTCAGCGTGGGCTTCGACACCGGGGACGACCGTCTCTTCCTCGTCTCACCTCTTGTCATCAGCCACGAGATCGATGCCGCCAGCCCCTTCTGGGAGGCGTCGCGCCGCGCCCTCGAGAGGGACGACTTCGAGATCGTGGTCATTCTCGAGGGCATGGTGGAGGCCACGG gAATGACATGCCAAGCTCGAAGCTCCTACCTAGTAGATGAAGTGCTGTGGGGCCACCGGTTCACATCTGTGCTCACCCTGGAGGACGGCTTCTATGAGGTGGACTATGCCAGCTTCCATGAGACCTTTGAGGTGCCCACACCCTCCTGTAGTGCCCGGGAGTTGGCAGAAGCTGCAGCCCGCCTCGATGCCCATCTCTATTGGTCCATCCCCAGCAGGCTGGatgagaaggtggaggaagagggggctggggagggggcaggtggGGGAGATGGAGCAGACAAGGAGCAGAACGGCTGCCTACCACCCCCGGAGAGTGAGTCCAAGGTGTGA